Proteins encoded in a region of the Thermocaproicibacter melissae genome:
- a CDS encoding DUF523 domain-containing protein, producing the protein MNILVSACLLGVDCRYCGTACPGEGMKNLIGRYRLIPVCPEQLGGLPTPRPPAEIRDGKVVTASGDDVTEAFCRGANEALKLAELFHCRCAILKSRSPSCGFGQIYDGTFSGKLVPGNGITANLLHKAGLTVLNEENARTELERLSALPENQKSIKGKNREQN; encoded by the coding sequence GTGAATATTTTGGTGAGCGCCTGTCTATTGGGCGTGGACTGCCGCTACTGCGGGACTGCCTGCCCCGGTGAAGGCATGAAAAATCTCATCGGCCGTTACCGGCTTATCCCGGTCTGTCCGGAACAGCTTGGCGGATTACCTACGCCGCGTCCGCCCGCGGAAATCCGCGACGGCAAGGTTGTAACCGCTTCCGGCGATGATGTGACGGAGGCGTTTTGCCGAGGAGCGAACGAGGCATTGAAGCTGGCAGAACTTTTTCACTGCCGCTGTGCCATTCTCAAAAGCAGAAGCCCGTCCTGCGGGTTCGGGCAGATTTACGACGGGACCTTTTCGGGAAAGCTCGTTCCCGGAAACGGCATTACGGCCAACCTTCTTCACAAAGCCGGTCTGACGGTTTTGAATGAAGAGAATGCCCGGACAGAGCTGGAGCGGCTTTCTGCGCTCCCGGAAAATCAAAAATCCATAAAAGGAAAGAATCGTGAGCAGAATTGA
- a CDS encoding pseudouridine synthase, producing MKAERLDKILASQNAGTRKEVGTMIRAGRVSVNGKTVLRPEFKADPEHDTVELDGAVLTVKKHLYLMMNKPSGVLSDSRNPKAQTVIDLLPHEWRRRGMFPAGRLDKDTEGLLILTDDGDFAHRMLAPKSHVTKWYEAVLAHPVTEEDVQAFRKGLELADMTCLPAELIPAEGGASAAIVKLREGKFHQVKRMFLARGNKVLALRRIRIGDLPLDESLSPGESRELSASELEQIFRGKLL from the coding sequence ATGAAAGCGGAACGACTTGACAAAATTCTGGCTTCCCAGAACGCGGGAACGCGAAAGGAAGTCGGCACAATGATCCGTGCAGGGCGCGTTTCGGTGAACGGCAAGACGGTTCTGCGCCCCGAATTTAAAGCAGACCCGGAGCATGACACGGTAGAACTGGACGGCGCCGTGCTTACGGTCAAGAAGCACCTTTACCTGATGATGAATAAGCCGAGCGGAGTTCTTTCCGATTCACGCAACCCGAAAGCGCAGACGGTCATTGATTTGCTGCCGCATGAATGGCGCAGGCGTGGGATGTTTCCGGCCGGCCGATTGGACAAGGACACCGAGGGCCTGCTGATTCTGACGGACGACGGCGATTTTGCGCACCGCATGCTCGCGCCGAAAAGCCATGTCACAAAGTGGTACGAAGCGGTTTTAGCGCACCCGGTGACCGAAGAAGATGTACAAGCTTTCCGCAAAGGGCTGGAGCTTGCCGATATGACGTGCCTTCCCGCGGAGCTGATTCCTGCGGAGGGGGGAGCTTCGGCAGCGATTGTCAAGCTGCGCGAAGGAAAATTCCATCAGGTAAAGCGAATGTTCTTGGCACGCGGCAACAAGGTTCTGGCGCTTCGGCGCATTAGAATCGGGGATTTGCCGCTCGATGAAAGCCTTTCTCCCGGCGAATCACGCGAATTGAGTGCTTCCGAGCTGGAACAAATATTTCGCGGAAAACTGTTATGA
- the murI gene encoding glutamate racemase, with translation MKIGFFDSGIGGLTVLHQAMQILPEEEFLFYADSEHVPFGEKTKEQIIRYTDEAVQFMLSKGVKAVVIACNTATSVAISFLRSRYKIPILGIEPAVKPAVEECAGKRIMVMATPVTVREEKLKNLIARVDSEHRVDLLPMPKLVRFAEAGNFRSPEVTAYLCSQLAKYDLRNYSSLVLGCTHFNFFKDTMQEIFPSSVDFLDGSEGTARHLADVLKQNDLLEHHPQTVEYYRSGCKITAPEELERIRRLHQRLERMRFIRRGAASDDCSELKSM, from the coding sequence TTGAAAATCGGTTTTTTTGATTCCGGCATCGGCGGTCTGACCGTTCTGCATCAGGCAATGCAGATTTTGCCGGAAGAAGAATTCCTGTTTTACGCAGACTCCGAGCACGTTCCATTCGGAGAAAAGACAAAAGAACAAATTATCCGCTACACCGACGAGGCAGTCCAGTTCATGCTTTCCAAAGGCGTGAAGGCTGTCGTCATCGCGTGCAACACTGCCACGAGCGTTGCAATCAGCTTTCTGCGCAGCCGATATAAGATTCCAATTCTCGGCATTGAGCCGGCGGTAAAACCCGCCGTGGAAGAATGTGCGGGCAAGCGCATCATGGTCATGGCGACGCCTGTCACCGTGCGGGAAGAAAAGCTCAAAAATCTGATTGCCCGTGTGGACAGCGAGCACCGTGTAGATCTCCTTCCGATGCCGAAGCTGGTGCGTTTCGCAGAGGCCGGAAATTTCCGCAGTCCCGAAGTAACTGCCTATTTGTGCAGCCAGTTGGCGAAGTACGATCTTCGGAATTATTCCTCCCTTGTGCTCGGCTGTACCCATTTTAACTTCTTTAAAGATACGATGCAGGAGATATTCCCCTCCAGCGTCGATTTTCTCGACGGCAGTGAAGGAACCGCAAGACATTTGGCGGATGTTTTGAAACAAAACGACCTTTTGGAGCATCACCCGCAGACGGTGGAGTATTACCGCTCCGGGTGTAAAATCACGGCCCCCGAAGAGCTGGAGCGCATCCGTCGGCTGCATCAGCGCCTTGAGAGGATGCGTTTCATCCGCCGCGGGGCCGCCTCCGACGACTGTTCCGAGCTGAAATCCATGTGA
- a CDS encoding glycoside hydrolase family 36 protein — MDQELLSEFLFGDMKVLYFLDEDRHAGFQCVPAGMEKDIVKKCALEPLVELYFTGDQPSDGFTAGHTMRGSSTVRDFKYRKQSVQEGAGFTDVITELEDSKQRRIVHTLRYSHGTQAFAVSAKVMNASSEDVQIEMISSLNLGGLSPFDRSSTEEELILHRMRSFWSAEGRVLSQDVDDLGLEPSWACYGTRIEKFGQIGSMPVRSWFPFAAVEDRKAGVTFAFQLACPSSWQFEITRRDQGLSVTCGLGDYVFAHWRKRLAPDDSFETPPAYFTVGKGGLDEVSQRLLTIPQQEYEQRHPQESLPVVFNEFCTSWGKPTESSVEKIAYKLQGHDIDYFVIDAGWYAGETGWSDNGGDWVVGKKIFPSGMQKTVQTIRDAGMVPGIWFELEDCAPQSELYQHGTFLLKRDGMTLGGSRRFLDMQNPEAREYLRTKVIRFLKETGFRYLKIDYNDTIGVGCDGEESLGENLRKNMMASEDFFQEIRRSVPGIVMENCSSGGHRLEPSLMRLFDMASFSDAHECKEIPIIAANLHRLVLPAQLQIWAVLRKTDTLDRIVYSMTAAMLGVLCLSGDVLDLSEAQWKAVDEGIAFYRSAAPIIRSGTTKFYGTRMKKYRAPEGWQAIVRTQRGGKRTLVIVHSFAGELPETLSIPVPEYSKLKKIYSAGGIQAFVADSKLNLSHLRNFNGAAFLLENE; from the coding sequence ATGGATCAAGAATTGCTCAGCGAATTTCTGTTCGGCGACATGAAGGTTCTTTACTTTCTGGACGAAGATCGCCACGCCGGATTCCAGTGTGTCCCGGCAGGCATGGAAAAAGATATTGTAAAGAAGTGTGCTCTGGAACCGCTGGTGGAACTGTATTTCACGGGGGATCAGCCGAGTGACGGATTTACCGCCGGCCACACCATGCGGGGCAGCAGCACCGTGCGCGATTTCAAGTATCGGAAGCAGTCTGTGCAAGAGGGCGCTGGTTTTACCGATGTCATCACCGAGCTGGAAGACAGCAAGCAGCGCAGGATTGTTCATACACTGCGCTACAGCCACGGCACACAGGCTTTTGCGGTGAGTGCGAAGGTCATGAACGCATCGTCTGAGGATGTGCAAATCGAAATGATTTCCAGCTTGAACCTCGGCGGACTGAGCCCGTTTGACCGCTCCAGTACGGAAGAAGAACTGATTTTGCACCGGATGAGAAGCTTCTGGAGCGCAGAAGGGCGTGTTCTCTCGCAAGATGTAGACGACCTTGGGCTGGAACCTTCCTGGGCCTGTTACGGAACGCGCATAGAAAAATTCGGCCAGATTGGTTCCATGCCGGTCCGCAGCTGGTTTCCGTTTGCGGCTGTTGAAGACCGTAAAGCCGGCGTGACGTTCGCATTTCAGCTTGCCTGCCCGTCTTCCTGGCAGTTTGAAATCACCCGTCGTGACCAAGGCCTGAGCGTCACCTGTGGTTTGGGCGACTATGTGTTTGCACACTGGCGCAAACGCCTTGCGCCGGACGATTCGTTTGAAACCCCGCCTGCATACTTTACGGTCGGAAAAGGCGGTCTCGATGAAGTCTCCCAGCGTCTGCTCACCATTCCTCAGCAGGAATATGAGCAGAGGCACCCACAGGAAAGTCTCCCGGTCGTTTTCAACGAATTCTGCACCTCTTGGGGAAAACCGACCGAAAGCAGCGTTGAAAAAATCGCGTACAAACTCCAAGGCCACGACATCGACTATTTCGTCATCGACGCGGGCTGGTACGCAGGCGAAACGGGCTGGAGCGACAACGGCGGCGACTGGGTAGTCGGCAAAAAAATCTTCCCGTCTGGGATGCAGAAAACCGTGCAGACAATCCGTGACGCGGGAATGGTTCCCGGCATCTGGTTTGAGCTAGAGGACTGTGCCCCGCAGTCTGAATTATATCAGCACGGCACATTTCTGCTGAAGCGCGACGGTATGACGCTCGGTGGCAGTCGTCGCTTTCTGGATATGCAGAATCCCGAAGCACGGGAATATCTCCGCACGAAGGTCATCCGTTTTCTAAAAGAAACCGGTTTCCGCTATCTGAAAATCGACTATAATGACACCATCGGCGTCGGCTGTGACGGTGAAGAATCCCTCGGCGAAAATCTGCGGAAGAATATGATGGCATCGGAAGACTTCTTTCAGGAAATTCGTCGCTCCGTTCCGGGTATCGTCATGGAAAACTGCTCTTCCGGCGGGCATCGGCTGGAACCATCTCTGATGAGGCTATTTGACATGGCTTCGTTCTCTGACGCGCATGAATGTAAGGAGATTCCGATTATCGCAGCAAACCTGCACCGTCTGGTCCTTCCGGCACAGCTGCAAATCTGGGCGGTTCTCCGGAAAACAGACACGCTCGACCGCATCGTTTATTCCATGACAGCCGCGATGCTTGGTGTTTTATGTCTTTCGGGTGATGTGCTGGATTTGAGCGAAGCGCAATGGAAAGCGGTTGATGAGGGAATCGCTTTCTACCGCTCTGCTGCACCGATTATCCGCAGCGGAACAACGAAGTTCTACGGAACACGGATGAAAAAATACCGAGCGCCGGAAGGCTGGCAGGCAATTGTGCGGACACAGCGCGGCGGGAAAAGGACACTGGTCATCGTCCATTCCTTCGCCGGCGAATTGCCTGAGACTCTTTCCATTCCAGTGCCGGAGTATTCCAAACTGAAAAAGATATACTCTGCCGGTGGAATTCAGGCATTCGTTGCGGATTCAAAGCTAAACCTCAGTCATCTGCGCAATTTCAACGGAGCTGCATTCCTCTTGGAAAATGAATAG
- a CDS encoding LacI family DNA-binding transcriptional regulator: MSVTLKDIAKETGLSVATISKYINGATLKEQNRVAIERAIKKLGYTVNEYARGLKSKKSRTVGVVIPELSNLFITQIITKMEKILRSQNYSVMICDCHTDKKLECDAVKFLLGKMVDGIINMPVDQEGKHLLPALEKGIPVLLIDRIIPKLKNVDSVVIDNARAADEAVSLLLEQGHRRIGIIVGPQDIYTSRQRKEGYKAALNRYGIKEDERLIVYSDYTLQGGYESMRKLLQDDNGMTAVFVTNYEMTLGAIIAINECGIRIPGELSFIGFDNQNLSRVVHPPLTIVTQPLEEIGVQAANVILSRLTGKNTGAAMTVTLSTQIQQGSSVLPLNG, translated from the coding sequence GTGTCTGTTACCTTAAAGGATATTGCGAAAGAAACCGGGCTCAGTGTAGCAACCATTTCAAAATATATCAACGGGGCGACGCTCAAGGAGCAGAATCGAGTCGCGATTGAACGCGCAATAAAGAAACTGGGTTACACCGTGAACGAATATGCGCGAGGCCTGAAATCGAAAAAGAGCCGCACCGTGGGCGTCGTTATCCCGGAGTTGAGCAATCTGTTCATTACGCAGATTATTACGAAAATGGAGAAAATCCTTCGCAGTCAGAATTACAGCGTGATGATCTGCGACTGCCACACGGATAAGAAACTGGAATGTGACGCTGTGAAATTTCTGCTTGGCAAAATGGTGGACGGAATCATCAATATGCCGGTTGACCAAGAAGGAAAACACCTTCTTCCCGCACTGGAGAAGGGTATTCCGGTTTTGCTGATTGACCGCATCATTCCGAAGCTGAAGAATGTGGACAGTGTTGTGATTGACAATGCCAGAGCCGCGGATGAAGCCGTCTCTCTCCTGCTGGAGCAAGGGCATCGCCGCATCGGAATCATTGTGGGGCCGCAGGACATTTACACCTCCCGGCAGCGGAAGGAGGGTTATAAAGCTGCTCTGAACCGTTATGGGATTAAAGAGGATGAGCGTCTCATTGTGTATAGCGACTATACCCTGCAGGGCGGCTATGAGAGTATGCGCAAGCTCCTGCAAGACGATAACGGCATGACAGCGGTGTTTGTTACAAATTATGAAATGACATTGGGTGCGATTATTGCTATTAACGAATGTGGAATACGGATTCCCGGGGAGCTGTCCTTCATCGGTTTCGACAATCAAAATCTTTCCCGCGTTGTTCACCCGCCGCTGACGATTGTGACGCAGCCCTTGGAAGAAATCGGTGTGCAGGCCGCGAATGTCATACTCAGCCGCCTTACCGGAAAAAACACCGGAGCGGCCATGACGGTGACACTCTCTACGCAAATTCAGCAGGGAAGCTCCGTTCTGCCTCTGAACGGCTGA
- a CDS encoding DUF4321 domain-containing protein, translating into MKKGIINTLLFIVMLILAVVLGTAIASATGGISYLSWLAIAAKFGIPTVTIDLAILQITFGMTVNVNVAQAILLLAAIFIYTRIKK; encoded by the coding sequence GTGAAAAAGGGAATTATAAACACGCTTTTGTTTATCGTGATGCTAATTCTGGCGGTTGTGCTCGGAACGGCGATTGCCTCTGCCACAGGCGGAATCTCCTATCTCTCGTGGCTTGCAATTGCCGCCAAGTTCGGCATCCCCACGGTAACCATCGACCTTGCAATCCTTCAAATCACGTTCGGTATGACAGTCAACGTCAATGTGGCTCAGGCGATTCTGCTTCTTGCCGCAATTTTTATCTACACTAGAATTAAAAAATAA
- a CDS encoding Maf family protein produces the protein MLVLASSSPRRSELLKQAGFEFTVEPASVSENVLHGTPPMQIVEQLSARKAEAIAKLRPNDTILAADTIVVLKGRILGKPKDEEAAKQMLKYLSGNVHQVYTGYTIIQGKKFLTGHEVTSVEFYPLSQKDIDEYVASGDPMDKAGAYGIQGKGALFVKRINGDFYNVMGLPIAKISRILRKLAAESNN, from the coding sequence ATGTTGGTTCTCGCATCTTCATCACCCAGACGCAGCGAACTTTTGAAGCAGGCCGGTTTTGAATTCACGGTTGAGCCGGCAAGTGTCAGCGAAAATGTTCTTCACGGAACACCGCCTATGCAGATTGTGGAGCAGCTTTCTGCGCGCAAAGCGGAGGCAATTGCAAAGCTGCGCCCAAACGACACCATTCTTGCAGCTGACACAATTGTTGTACTGAAAGGCCGGATTCTGGGAAAACCTAAAGATGAAGAAGCTGCAAAGCAAATGCTTAAATATCTCTCCGGCAATGTACATCAAGTCTACACCGGCTACACAATCATTCAGGGAAAGAAATTCCTAACCGGCCACGAAGTTACCTCTGTGGAGTTTTACCCGCTCTCGCAGAAAGACATTGATGAATACGTTGCCTCGGGCGACCCAATGGACAAAGCCGGCGCATATGGGATTCAGGGCAAGGGAGCTTTGTTTGTAAAGCGCATCAACGGCGACTTTTACAATGTCATGGGGCTCCCGATTGCAAAAATCAGCCGCATACTTCGTAAACTTGCTGCGGAATCTAACAATTGA
- a CDS encoding aldo/keto reductase family protein, with protein MANQVDPNTVPTFALSNGDKIPCIGMGTFGSDHVPPEEVADAVAGAIRCGYRLFDCASVYGNEPQIGKVFDAAFREGIVKREDLFIMSKVWNDQHGKGEVLLACAKTLRDLQLDYLDAYFVHWPFPNYHAPGCSGDFRSPDAKPFSVDDFMVCWRQMERLYDMGLVRNLGMSNMTIPKLNAVLPHCRIKPTLLEMELHPSFQQKELFDYAVSFRIQPVAFCPIGSPSRPERDKSPDDVVDTELPIVREIAKVHNITPALVCLKWAVQRGAIPIPFSVHEAHYVENLRCTTCDPLSDEEMAALRSADANCRLIKGQVFLWPGATDWRDLWDVNGEITNKFGT; from the coding sequence ATGGCAAATCAAGTTGATCCGAATACGGTTCCCACCTTTGCCCTCTCGAATGGGGACAAAATTCCTTGCATCGGCATGGGCACCTTTGGTTCCGATCACGTTCCACCGGAGGAAGTTGCCGATGCTGTGGCAGGCGCAATCCGCTGCGGTTACCGTTTGTTTGACTGTGCCTCCGTTTACGGAAACGAACCGCAAATCGGGAAGGTGTTCGACGCCGCATTTCGGGAAGGAATCGTAAAGCGCGAAGACCTGTTTATCATGAGCAAGGTTTGGAACGACCAGCACGGCAAGGGTGAAGTGCTCTTGGCATGTGCCAAAACGCTGAGAGACCTTCAGCTTGATTATCTGGACGCTTACTTTGTGCACTGGCCGTTCCCGAATTACCATGCACCCGGGTGTAGCGGTGATTTCCGCAGCCCTGACGCAAAGCCCTTTTCGGTGGATGATTTCATGGTCTGCTGGCGTCAGATGGAGCGCCTCTATGACATGGGGCTTGTGCGGAATCTAGGAATGTCCAACATGACGATTCCGAAACTCAATGCCGTTCTTCCGCATTGCCGCATCAAGCCCACCCTGCTTGAAATGGAGCTTCACCCCAGTTTCCAGCAGAAGGAGCTGTTCGATTACGCCGTCTCTTTCCGAATTCAGCCCGTAGCATTCTGCCCGATCGGAAGTCCTTCCCGTCCGGAGCGCGACAAATCGCCCGACGATGTGGTGGATACCGAGCTTCCCATTGTTCGGGAGATTGCGAAAGTACATAATATCACTCCAGCGTTAGTCTGCCTGAAATGGGCTGTTCAGCGCGGGGCAATTCCGATTCCTTTTTCCGTTCACGAGGCTCACTATGTGGAAAATCTGAGATGCACAACCTGTGACCCGCTGAGCGACGAAGAGATGGCGGCGCTCCGTTCGGCGGATGCGAACTGCCGGCTGATTAAGGGACAGGTATTTCTGTGGCCGGGTGCTACCGACTGGCGCGACCTCTGGGATGTGAACGGTGAAATTACAAATAAATTCGGCACATGA
- the dut gene encoding dUTP diphosphatase, whose product MFLSKEVKIKRVREGAILPTRASTGAAGYDLYACISEPVEIKPHDLCKIPTGIAIALPDPYTVGLIFARSGLGVKHGIAPANAVGVIDSDYRGEIMVGLCNLGSEPYTLSPGERFAQLVIMPVCDAKLEETDDLGETERGSSGFGSTGKN is encoded by the coding sequence ATGTTTCTCTCGAAAGAAGTTAAAATCAAGCGGGTACGCGAAGGCGCAATTCTTCCCACGCGGGCAAGCACCGGCGCCGCAGGGTATGACCTCTACGCCTGTATCTCTGAGCCGGTCGAAATCAAGCCGCACGACCTTTGCAAAATTCCGACCGGAATTGCAATTGCCCTGCCGGATCCATACACAGTCGGGCTGATCTTTGCACGCAGCGGTCTCGGCGTAAAACACGGGATTGCGCCCGCAAACGCCGTCGGAGTCATTGACAGCGACTACCGCGGCGAAATTATGGTTGGCCTCTGCAATTTAGGCAGCGAGCCTTATACTCTCTCCCCCGGAGAACGGTTTGCACAGCTGGTAATCATGCCGGTGTGTGATGCTAAGCTGGAGGAAACCGATGATTTGGGTGAAACCGAGCGTGGTAGTTCCGGCTTCGGTTCCACTGGAAAAAATTAA
- a CDS encoding D-isomer specific 2-hydroxyacid dehydrogenase family protein — protein sequence MKLIAYNCRSDERVYFEKFAKQYGVDLTLTREAPTAETVSAAEGCPCISIITTPMTRELLQMYYDVGVRFISTRSIGYDHIDRKAAQEIGMRIGNVSYAPESVADYTIMLALMATRKIKKIVLRSEAQDFSLAGVRGTELHNLTVGIIGTGRIGGVVAQRFAAFGCRVIAYDLHQNDSLKGFVEYVPLPRLFAESDLITLHMPATKENYHIINAEAIAAMKDGVYLINTARGSLIDTQALMDGVESGKIGGAALDVIENESGLYYNNLKNEILTNRERAVLKSYPNVIVLPHTAFYTDQAVSDMVKHSMESCLLFTEGKKNPWQIV from the coding sequence ATGAAACTGATTGCATACAACTGCCGTTCCGACGAACGCGTCTACTTTGAGAAGTTTGCGAAGCAATACGGCGTTGACCTGACGCTGACGAGAGAAGCTCCCACCGCGGAAACCGTTTCCGCCGCGGAAGGGTGCCCTTGCATCAGTATCATCACCACCCCGATGACACGGGAACTGCTCCAGATGTACTACGACGTCGGCGTGCGCTTCATCTCGACCCGCAGCATCGGGTATGACCACATTGACCGGAAGGCCGCGCAGGAAATCGGCATGCGCATCGGCAATGTGAGCTACGCGCCGGAAAGTGTCGCGGATTATACCATCATGCTTGCCCTGATGGCGACCAGAAAAATCAAAAAGATTGTTCTTCGAAGCGAAGCGCAGGACTTCTCGCTCGCCGGTGTGCGGGGAACCGAACTGCACAACCTGACCGTGGGAATCATCGGCACCGGCCGCATCGGAGGCGTTGTGGCACAGCGCTTTGCGGCGTTCGGATGCAGGGTTATTGCCTATGACCTTCACCAAAACGATTCGCTGAAAGGCTTTGTGGAATATGTTCCGCTTCCCCGCCTTTTTGCGGAAAGCGACCTGATTACGCTTCACATGCCCGCGACGAAAGAAAATTACCATATAATCAACGCCGAAGCGATTGCGGCCATGAAAGACGGCGTTTACCTCATTAACACCGCGCGTGGTTCGCTCATCGACACGCAGGCCCTGATGGACGGCGTAGAGAGTGGAAAAATCGGCGGCGCAGCCCTCGACGTCATTGAGAATGAATCGGGACTGTATTACAACAACTTGAAAAACGAGATTCTCACCAACCGGGAACGCGCTGTCCTGAAGTCTTACCCCAATGTAATTGTTCTGCCCCATACGGCGTTTTACACGGACCAGGCTGTCAGCGACATGGTGAAGCACTCTATGGAAAGCTGTCTGCTTTTCACGGAAGGCAAGAAAAATCCGTGGCAGATTGTGTGA
- a CDS encoding ABC transporter ATP-binding protein produces the protein MASVTLKHVYKVYPGNVTAVSDFSLEVADKEFVILVGPSGCGKSTTLRMIAGLEEITKGELYIGDTLSNDIAPKDRDIAMVFQNYALYPHMTVFDNMAFGLKLRKVPKDEIKRRVEEAAKILDISHLLDRKPKALSGGQRQRVALGRAIVRNPKVFLLDEPLSNLDAKLRAQMRTEISKLHQRLGTTFIYVTHDQTEAMTMGDRIVVMKDGFIQQVDTPQNLYDYPTNMFVAGFMGSPQMNFIDGTIEKDGENYKFRFGQYGIKIPAYKNKDDVLKDYVGKNVVLGIRPENVHDEPDFLAKAEEGSLVEADVEVTELMGAETYLYLNCEGNAITARVDPTSTAKTGDRIKIAFDLNKLHLFDKETEKTILN, from the coding sequence ATGGCAAGCGTAACACTAAAGCACGTTTACAAAGTCTACCCCGGTAATGTTACGGCGGTTTCGGACTTCAGCTTGGAGGTTGCGGATAAGGAATTCGTAATTTTGGTTGGTCCTTCCGGCTGCGGTAAATCTACAACACTGAGAATGATCGCAGGCCTTGAAGAGATCACGAAAGGCGAACTGTACATAGGTGACACCCTCTCAAACGACATCGCACCGAAAGACCGCGATATCGCAATGGTATTCCAGAACTATGCTCTTTATCCACATATGACGGTTTTCGACAACATGGCATTTGGCCTGAAGCTCCGCAAGGTTCCGAAGGATGAAATCAAACGCCGCGTTGAAGAAGCTGCAAAGATTCTTGACATTTCTCACCTTCTTGACCGTAAGCCGAAGGCTCTTTCCGGTGGTCAGAGACAGCGTGTTGCTTTGGGCCGCGCTATCGTACGTAACCCGAAGGTCTTCCTGCTTGACGAACCTCTTTCCAACTTGGATGCTAAGCTGCGTGCGCAGATGAGGACGGAAATCTCTAAACTGCATCAGCGCCTTGGCACAACATTCATTTATGTTACCCACGACCAGACCGAGGCTATGACGATGGGCGACCGCATCGTTGTTATGAAAGACGGCTTCATTCAGCAGGTCGATACTCCGCAGAACCTGTATGATTACCCGACCAACATGTTTGTTGCTGGATTCATGGGTTCTCCGCAGATGAACTTCATCGACGGCACCATCGAAAAAGACGGCGAAAATTATAAATTCCGCTTTGGCCAGTATGGCATTAAGATTCCGGCATACAAGAACAAAGACGACGTCCTCAAGGACTACGTTGGCAAGAACGTTGTTCTCGGCATCCGTCCTGAGAATGTTCACGATGAGCCGGACTTCCTTGCCAAGGCAGAAGAAGGCAGCCTCGTTGAGGCCGACGTTGAAGTTACAGAGCTGATGGGTGCTGAGACCTATCTGTACCTGAACTGCGAAGGCAACGCTATCACCGCTCGCGTTGATCCGACCTCTACGGCAAAGACCGGTGACCGCATTAAGATTGCTTTCGACCTCAACAAACTCCATCTCTTCGACAAGGAAACCGAAAAGACGATTCTCAACTAA
- a CDS encoding rod shape-determining protein: MFSKDIGIDLGTANTLVFMKGKGIVMREPSVVAVDVRTDTVLAVGKHAKEMIGRTPGSIVAVRPMKDGVIADFDITATMLKHFIKQAVKSTAFSKPHIIICIPSGVTEVERRAVEDAARQAGASNVELIQEPMAAAIGAGLPVNEPTGSMVVDIGGGTAEVAVISLGDIVTSVSVRCAGDKFDEAIISYVKKKYNLLIGERTAEEIKIKIGSAYPTEDTEGASVEIKGRNLVDGLPKNVNITAAEVREALADPLGLIVDAIKSTLEKTPPELSADIIDHGIMLTGGGALLRGLDKLIEQETGMPVKVADSPLDCVVNGTGKQLEINMPASYYKANEKSRR, from the coding sequence ATGTTTTCAAAGGATATAGGCATTGACCTCGGCACCGCGAACACGCTGGTGTTTATGAAGGGCAAAGGCATTGTCATGCGTGAGCCTTCCGTTGTCGCGGTTGATGTGAGGACCGACACGGTTCTGGCTGTCGGAAAACATGCAAAAGAAATGATCGGCCGTACGCCGGGTTCCATTGTTGCTGTTCGTCCAATGAAAGACGGCGTAATTGCTGATTTCGATATTACCGCCACCATGCTGAAACACTTTATCAAGCAGGCGGTTAAATCCACGGCTTTCTCAAAGCCGCACATTATCATCTGCATTCCATCCGGTGTTACGGAAGTGGAACGCCGCGCTGTGGAAGACGCTGCGCGTCAGGCAGGTGCCAGCAATGTTGAGCTGATCCAAGAGCCGATGGCCGCGGCAATCGGCGCAGGACTTCCCGTAAATGAGCCGACCGGCAGCATGGTTGTCGATATCGGCGGCGGTACGGCAGAAGTTGCCGTTATCTCCCTCGGTGACATTGTAACATCAGTTTCCGTGCGCTGCGCCGGCGATAAATTCGATGAAGCCATCATCTCTTATGTAAAGAAAAAGTACAACCTCCTCATCGGTGAACGCACCGCAGAGGAAATTAAAATCAAAATCGGTTCCGCTTACCCAACCGAAGATACCGAGGGTGCTTCCGTGGAAATCAAGGGCCGCAACCTTGTAGACGGTCTGCCGAAGAATGTGAACATCACGGCAGCCGAAGTCCGTGAGGCTCTTGCTGATCCGCTTGGACTGATTGTGGACGCCATTAAGAGCACGCTGGAAAAAACTCCTCCGGAGCTTTCCGCAGACATCATCGACCACGGCATTATGCTCACCGGCGGCGGAGCTCTTCTCCGTGGCTTGGACAAGCTGATTGAACAGGAAACCGGCATGCCTGTCAAAGTGGCAGACAGCCCGCTTGACTGCGTTGTAAACGGCACAGGCAAGCAGCTTGAAATCAATATGCCCGCTTCTTACTACAAGGCAAACGAAAAGAGTCGTAGATAA